A DNA window from Gillisia sp. Hel1_33_143 contains the following coding sequences:
- a CDS encoding Rho termination factor N-terminal domain-containing protein: MASGDNSVKNEDQYEALRDKGYSKEKSARIANTSNAGVKGGKSKNYEDRTKKELYKKAKEVEIAGRSKMTKSELIYALRNN; the protein is encoded by the coding sequence ATGGCATCTGGTGATAATAGCGTAAAAAATGAAGATCAATACGAAGCTTTAAGAGATAAAGGCTATAGTAAAGAGAAATCTGCCAGAATTGCAAATACTTCAAACGCCGGAGTTAAAGGTGGTAAATCTAAAAATTACGAAGATCGAACCAAAAAGGAGCTTTATAAAAAAGCTAAGGAAGTAGAGATAGCAGGTAGATCTAAAATGACCAAATCTGAACTTATATACGCATTAAGAAACAATTAA
- a CDS encoding helicase HerA-like domain-containing protein, which produces MERSEEFIKSIQNGYNTKGDSIVIGAAMLDGETFSDAQVKIPLKTLNRHGLIAGATGTGKTKTLQILAENLSEKGIPVLMMDLKGDLSGIAKPSPGHEKITARHNLIGINFTPQASPVEILSLSEQKGVKLKATVSEFGPVLLSRILDLTETQTGILSIVFKYCDDNMLPLLDLKDLKKIIFYATEDGKEEFQENYGSMSKSSTGAILRKIVALEQQGGDRFFGEPSFEVNDLVRITPEGKGYVNIIRLNDIQDKPKLFSTFMLSLLAEIYSTFPEKGDSEAPELILFIDEAHLIFKEASDALLDQIESIIKLIRSKGIGIYFVTQNPTDVPKEILSQLGLKIQHSLRAFTANDRKAIKLTAENYPISEFYDTKSVLTSLGIGEALISALDEKGRPTPLAATMLRAPMSRMDILSNSEIDELIKRSSLISKYNIDIDRESAYEILNKKIEQAQKEELKDKAKKERQVVERTTSRSSRRRSDPQSAIIKVLTSATFIRGVMSILNKAFK; this is translated from the coding sequence ATGGAAAGATCTGAAGAATTCATAAAAAGTATCCAAAACGGCTATAACACCAAAGGAGACTCAATAGTTATAGGCGCAGCAATGTTGGATGGAGAAACCTTTTCTGACGCTCAAGTAAAAATCCCCCTTAAAACACTAAACCGCCACGGACTCATAGCGGGAGCTACGGGAACAGGTAAAACAAAGACCTTGCAAATACTTGCCGAAAATCTATCTGAAAAAGGGATTCCGGTTTTAATGATGGACTTAAAGGGAGACCTTAGCGGCATTGCCAAACCATCTCCTGGTCATGAAAAAATTACAGCCAGACACAATCTTATTGGTATAAACTTTACACCTCAAGCCTCACCGGTAGAAATTCTTAGCCTTTCAGAACAAAAAGGTGTAAAATTAAAGGCTACGGTAAGCGAATTTGGACCTGTACTTCTATCAAGAATTTTAGATCTTACAGAAACACAAACAGGTATTTTATCTATAGTCTTTAAATATTGTGATGATAATATGCTTCCTCTTTTAGATCTTAAAGATCTAAAAAAGATCATTTTTTATGCTACGGAAGATGGGAAGGAAGAATTTCAAGAAAATTACGGAAGTATGTCTAAATCTTCCACTGGAGCTATTCTTCGTAAGATTGTAGCTTTAGAACAACAAGGGGGTGACAGATTTTTTGGAGAACCTTCTTTTGAAGTTAATGATCTAGTAAGAATAACTCCCGAAGGGAAAGGCTATGTTAATATTATAAGGCTGAATGACATTCAAGATAAGCCTAAGTTATTTTCCACATTCATGTTAAGCTTACTAGCAGAGATCTATTCTACCTTTCCAGAAAAGGGAGATAGTGAAGCGCCAGAACTCATATTATTTATTGATGAAGCTCATCTTATATTTAAAGAAGCTTCAGATGCACTACTAGATCAAATTGAAAGTATTATTAAGTTGATAAGATCTAAAGGAATTGGCATCTATTTTGTTACGCAGAATCCAACCGATGTTCCAAAAGAAATACTAAGTCAGTTAGGCCTTAAAATTCAGCATTCACTAAGAGCATTTACTGCAAATGATAGAAAAGCGATCAAATTAACTGCTGAGAATTATCCTATATCTGAATTTTATGATACCAAATCTGTACTTACATCGTTAGGAATTGGAGAGGCGCTTATCTCGGCATTAGATGAAAAAGGACGTCCAACGCCATTGGCTGCAACAATGCTTAGAGCACCAATGAGCAGAATGGACATATTATCTAATTCAGAGATTGATGAGCTTATAAAAAGATCTAGCTTAATTTCTAAGTACAATATAGATATAGACAGGGAAAGTGCTTATGAGATCCTGAACAAAAAAATAGAACAGGCACAAAAAGAAGAACTAAAAGATAAAGCCAAGAAAGAGCGACAAGTAGTAGAAAGAACTACCTCAAGATCTAGCAGAAGAAGGAGCGATCCTCAAAGTGCTATTATCAAGGTTCTCACCAGCGCTACCTTTATAAGAGGAGTAATGAGCATTTTAAATAAAGCATTTAAATAA
- a CDS encoding 7-carboxy-7-deazaguanine synthase QueE produces MITEETKALVDKGIMLPLMEEFYTIQGEGFHKGTAAYFIRIGGCDVGCHWCDVKESWDAGLHPPTHVGEIVEKAIAQSKTIVITGGEPLTWDMTALTNNLKANDCQIHIETSGAYKLSGTWDWICLSPKKIKLPTEEIYPLANELKVIIFNKHDLIFAEEQAAKVSEDCILYLQPEWSNRDKVIPLIVDYVMNNPKWKVSLQTHKYLNIP; encoded by the coding sequence ATGATTACAGAAGAAACTAAAGCATTGGTAGATAAAGGTATAATGCTTCCGCTTATGGAAGAATTTTATACTATTCAGGGAGAAGGATTTCATAAAGGAACAGCTGCATATTTTATTCGAATTGGTGGTTGTGATGTGGGATGCCACTGGTGTGACGTTAAAGAAAGTTGGGATGCTGGATTGCATCCGCCAACGCATGTAGGCGAAATTGTTGAAAAAGCAATTGCTCAAAGTAAAACCATTGTTATAACTGGAGGTGAACCGCTTACTTGGGATATGACTGCTCTTACAAATAACCTTAAGGCGAACGATTGCCAGATACATATTGAAACTTCTGGTGCCTATAAACTTTCAGGTACCTGGGATTGGATTTGTCTTTCTCCTAAAAAGATTAAATTACCTACAGAGGAGATCTATCCGCTAGCAAATGAATTAAAAGTGATAATTTTTAATAAGCACGATTTAATTTTCGCTGAAGAACAAGCTGCTAAAGTTAGTGAAGATTGTATATTATATCTTCAACCAGAGTGGAGTAATAGAGATAAAGTTATACCGTTAATAGTAGATTATGTTATGAATAATCCAAAATGGAAAGTTTCTCTACAAACACATAAATATCTTAATATCCCATAA
- a CDS encoding AI-2E family transporter codes for MNLLKPNLVRQLFVLLLIVFLGVLIFKEIAPYLSGVLGAITLYVLMRKWMEKLVNRGWKKSLAASVLMLGSFVGILIPIVLIVVMLSSKIGQAVSNSEKVVEAVKGQADKLEHYLGYSFSDNIDSSSITSWISSNLQSLAGGTFNATIAIGIMYFLLYYMLINRKEMQAHVEEYIPLDKENVLLIGEESDISVRSNAIGIPLVAIIQGFIALIGYLIFGAPDPLFWFVITIIGSMIPFIGTALGIIPVTVLMFSQGQDWQAIAILIYGFTIVGATDNLVRLYILEKLSSVHPLITLFGVVVGVPLFGFIGLIFGPLLISLFLLILKIYKKEYGNEYDNL; via the coding sequence ATGAATTTACTTAAACCCAATCTTGTACGACAGCTGTTTGTACTTCTACTCATTGTATTTTTGGGCGTTTTGATTTTTAAAGAAATAGCTCCTTACCTTTCCGGAGTTCTAGGTGCAATTACGCTATACGTGTTAATGCGCAAGTGGATGGAGAAGCTTGTGAATAGAGGCTGGAAGAAATCATTGGCGGCATCTGTTCTTATGTTAGGCTCCTTTGTTGGAATATTAATACCAATTGTTCTAATTGTGGTGATGCTCTCTTCTAAAATAGGGCAGGCAGTTTCTAATTCAGAAAAAGTTGTTGAGGCTGTAAAAGGACAAGCAGATAAATTAGAGCATTACTTAGGATATAGTTTTAGTGATAATATAGATAGCTCTTCCATTACATCCTGGATCTCTTCAAATTTACAAAGTTTGGCGGGAGGTACTTTTAATGCAACTATTGCTATAGGAATTATGTACTTTTTACTCTACTACATGCTTATCAATAGAAAAGAAATGCAGGCTCATGTAGAAGAGTATATCCCCTTAGATAAAGAAAATGTATTGCTAATTGGAGAAGAAAGCGATATTTCTGTAAGATCAAATGCTATTGGAATTCCTTTAGTTGCTATTATTCAAGGCTTTATAGCATTAATTGGATATTTAATATTTGGTGCTCCAGACCCATTATTTTGGTTTGTGATTACCATTATTGGATCTATGATCCCGTTTATAGGAACTGCTTTAGGAATTATACCCGTAACAGTTTTAATGTTTTCACAAGGGCAGGACTGGCAAGCAATTGCAATACTTATTTATGGATTTACCATAGTAGGTGCTACAGATAACCTTGTAAGACTTTATATTTTAGAGAAACTTTCTAGCGTACATCCATTAATAACGCTATTTGGAGTAGTTGTAGGAGTTCCTCTCTTTGGATTTATAGGATTGATATTTGGACCTTTGCTAATCTCTTTATTTTTACTTATACTGAAGATCTACAAGAAAGAATATGGAAATGAATATGATAATTTATAA
- a CDS encoding VOC family protein, whose protein sequence is MSTIQPFHLAIPVHNLEENRVFYRDTLGCEEGRSSEHWVDFDFFGHQLVLHEQEIQPKLTSKGNPVDGKDVPIPHFGVVLQWKDFESFAQRLKEKNITFIIEPYVRFKGKTGEQSTMFFKDPSGNALEFKAFKDMNQLFAK, encoded by the coding sequence ATGAGCACTATTCAACCTTTCCATTTAGCAATCCCTGTACATAATCTTGAAGAAAACAGAGTTTTTTATAGAGATACTCTAGGCTGTGAAGAAGGAAGAAGTAGTGAGCATTGGGTAGATTTCGACTTTTTTGGACATCAATTAGTATTGCATGAGCAAGAAATTCAACCAAAACTAACTTCTAAGGGAAATCCTGTAGATGGAAAAGATGTACCTATTCCTCATTTTGGTGTTGTTTTGCAATGGAAAGATTTCGAAAGCTTTGCACAAAGGCTCAAGGAGAAAAATATAACTTTTATAATAGAACCATATGTAAGGTTTAAAGGTAAAACAGGAGAGCAATCTACCATGTTCTTTAAAGATCCATCTGGAAATGCATTAGAGTTCAAAGCATTTAAAGATATGAATCAACTTTTTGCCAAATAA
- a CDS encoding DUF2911 domain-containing protein has product MKKIILFTAVGFLSLTSTLSFAQDSTSASATQGPNFAKLDASPMDLIEYKTKDKEVVARIIYSRPQKRDRQVFGNLVPYGEVWRTGANESTELTLYKDVKIANNLVKAGTYTIYTIPQENEWTIILNNSVHTWGAYEYTDKKDMVRITVPVKQSPTSIESFSMAFEPTEDGASLLAGWDNKFVEVPFTKAK; this is encoded by the coding sequence ATGAAAAAAATAATTCTTTTTACTGCGGTAGGATTTCTATCACTAACCAGTACACTTAGCTTTGCACAAGATTCTACTTCTGCGAGTGCTACACAAGGGCCTAATTTTGCAAAACTAGATGCCAGCCCAATGGATCTTATTGAGTATAAAACAAAAGATAAAGAAGTTGTTGCAAGAATAATTTATAGCAGACCACAAAAGAGAGACCGTCAGGTATTTGGAAACCTAGTTCCTTATGGAGAGGTTTGGAGAACGGGAGCTAATGAATCTACAGAACTAACATTGTACAAAGATGTAAAGATCGCCAACAACTTGGTTAAGGCAGGAACTTATACCATTTATACAATTCCGCAGGAAAATGAATGGACCATCATTTTAAATAATAGCGTTCACACATGGGGAGCTTATGAGTATACCGATAAAAAAGATATGGTAAGAATTACTGTACCTGTTAAGCAATCTCCTACCAGTATTGAATCCTTTTCTATGGCATTTGAGCCAACAGAAGATGGCGCTTCATTGTTAGCAGGTTGGGATAATAAATTCGTAGAGGTACCTTTTACTAAAGCGAAGTAA
- a CDS encoding bifunctional 5,10-methylenetetrahydrofolate dehydrogenase/5,10-methenyltetrahydrofolate cyclohydrolase: MTILDGKKVSNDIKNEIAAEVTKFKNRGEKVPHLAAIIVGKDGASLTYVNSKVKACERVGFESSLYRLPHTVSELELLAKIEELNQNDDIDGFIVQLPLPSQINTQKVLNAVDPDKDVDGFHPTNFGKMALDMTTFIPATPFGILELLERYDIPTKGKHTVVIGRSYIVGRPMSILMGRSGFPGNSTVTLTHEFTKNITQVTSQADIIIIAVGIPDFLKAEMIKDDAVIIDVGITRVPDDSEKGYVIKGDVDFENVSKRASFITPVPGGVGPMTVSMLLKNTLLARERHNVRALEAKKS; the protein is encoded by the coding sequence ATGACAATTCTCGACGGTAAGAAAGTTAGCAATGATATTAAAAATGAAATTGCTGCTGAGGTTACTAAATTTAAAAATCGTGGTGAGAAGGTTCCTCATCTAGCGGCTATAATAGTAGGAAAAGATGGAGCTAGTCTTACGTATGTTAATAGTAAAGTTAAGGCATGTGAAAGAGTTGGATTTGAGTCTTCTCTTTACAGATTGCCACATACCGTAAGTGAACTGGAGCTGCTTGCAAAAATTGAGGAGCTTAATCAAAATGACGATATCGATGGCTTTATTGTGCAGTTGCCTTTGCCTTCACAAATAAATACCCAAAAAGTTTTAAACGCTGTAGATCCAGATAAAGATGTAGATGGTTTTCATCCTACAAATTTTGGAAAAATGGCTTTAGATATGACTACTTTTATACCTGCTACTCCATTTGGAATATTAGAATTACTAGAGCGTTATGATATTCCAACAAAAGGAAAGCACACGGTTGTAATTGGAAGAAGTTATATAGTAGGAAGGCCTATGAGCATTCTTATGGGACGTAGTGGGTTTCCCGGCAACTCTACAGTTACATTAACTCATGAATTCACTAAAAATATTACGCAGGTAACTTCACAGGCAGATATCATAATCATAGCAGTTGGAATACCAGATTTTCTAAAGGCAGAAATGATTAAAGATGATGCGGTAATTATAGATGTGGGGATTACTCGTGTGCCAGATGATTCTGAAAAAGGCTATGTGATAAAGGGAGACGTAGATTTTGAGAATGTAAGTAAAAGAGCTTCTTTTATAACTCCGGTACCCGGAGGAGTGGGGCCAATGACGGTTTCTATGTTATTAAAGAATACGTTACTTGCCAGAGAACGGCATAATGTAAGAGCGCTAGAAGCTAAAAAATCATAA
- the dacB gene encoding D-alanyl-D-alanine carboxypeptidase/D-alanyl-D-alanine-endopeptidase, with amino-acid sequence MNTFIAYVLKLISIVIFLSLLQSCSIQKQLNRDLKDSKVLQLGFTGFALYDVDSQKMIYTYNADKYFIPASNTKLFTFYTGLKILGDSVPALQYRISGDSLIFRGTGDPSLLYKNLPESKVLNFLEESKQNLYYQPHSITTSGFGPGWAWDDYNDYYSAERSEFPIYGNVVSISESYLENTPRTYPSYFQKILIKSNEDHSSSKVKRVLEKNELVYTDNWKPSKNEQIIPFKTTPQLFAQLLSDTLHKKVEVLNITNSNQKIDRILYSLPSDSIYYKMLQDSDNFIAEQILLMASLKISDTLAPEKAIDFMKRNYLKDLPETKWIDGSGLSRYNLFSPRSIVLLLKKIRKEVPQERLLKMLPAGGKSGTLKDYFVNEPAYIFAKTGTLSNNQALSGYIKAKSGKILIFSFMENNYLRPASEIRKQLEPIFKNIYEKY; translated from the coding sequence GTGAACACCTTCATAGCTTACGTATTAAAATTAATCTCCATAGTTATATTTTTAAGTCTTCTTCAGTCTTGTTCTATACAAAAGCAATTAAATAGAGATCTAAAAGACTCTAAAGTATTACAATTGGGATTTACCGGTTTTGCTTTGTATGATGTTGATAGTCAAAAAATGATCTATACTTATAATGCAGATAAGTATTTTATTCCAGCATCTAACACTAAATTATTTACATTTTATACAGGATTAAAGATCTTGGGAGATTCTGTTCCTGCGCTTCAATACCGAATTTCAGGAGATTCTTTAATTTTTAGAGGAACAGGAGATCCTTCTCTGTTATACAAGAATTTACCAGAATCTAAAGTATTAAACTTCCTAGAAGAAAGTAAACAGAATTTATATTACCAGCCCCATAGCATAACTACTTCAGGTTTTGGTCCCGGCTGGGCTTGGGATGATTATAACGATTATTACTCGGCAGAGCGTTCAGAATTCCCAATATATGGTAATGTGGTTAGTATAAGTGAGTCTTATCTTGAAAACACCCCTAGAACATATCCCTCATATTTTCAGAAAATCTTGATAAAGTCTAATGAAGACCACTCGAGTTCAAAAGTAAAAAGAGTTCTTGAGAAGAATGAACTGGTTTATACAGACAATTGGAAACCTTCAAAAAATGAACAAATAATTCCTTTTAAAACTACACCTCAGCTTTTCGCTCAACTTCTAAGTGATACGCTACATAAAAAGGTTGAAGTGTTGAATATTACAAATAGCAATCAGAAGATAGATCGCATCTTGTACAGCCTCCCATCAGACAGTATTTACTATAAAATGCTCCAAGACAGCGATAACTTTATTGCAGAGCAAATCTTATTAATGGCATCGCTAAAGATATCTGATACACTTGCGCCAGAAAAAGCTATTGACTTTATGAAAAGAAATTACCTCAAAGATTTGCCGGAAACAAAATGGATAGACGGTTCTGGGTTATCAAGATACAATCTCTTCAGTCCAAGATCTATTGTCTTATTGCTTAAAAAAATAAGAAAAGAAGTACCTCAAGAAAGATTACTTAAAATGCTACCCGCCGGAGGAAAGTCTGGAACTCTTAAAGATTATTTCGTAAATGAGCCTGCTTATATATTCGCAAAAACAGGTACGTTAAGTAACAATCAGGCATTGAGTGGCTATATTAAAGCAAAATCTGGTAAAATATTAATCTTTAGTTTTATGGAAAATAATTATTTACGCCCCGCTTCAGAGATCAGAAAACAATTAGAACCAATCTTTAAAAATATCTACGAGAAATATTAA
- a CDS encoding YkvA family protein produces MFNSNKKLINEDYVSGEITKMNEGDVDVVMNNQKEISEKLLNSSTLKKYTELGKIMIGMLQDYRKGIYSNVPWFTIAAIAFSLLYVLNPFDIIPDFIPGLGYIDDLAVLSFGLRFIESDLHNYLDWKLEEGASEVEA; encoded by the coding sequence ATGTTTAACAGCAATAAAAAATTAATAAACGAAGATTACGTGAGTGGAGAGATCACCAAAATGAATGAAGGTGATGTAGATGTTGTAATGAACAATCAAAAAGAGATCTCAGAGAAATTATTGAATTCTAGCACTCTTAAAAAATATACTGAACTTGGAAAGATCATGATCGGGATGTTACAAGATTATAGAAAAGGGATTTACAGCAATGTACCATGGTTTACAATAGCCGCTATTGCTTTTTCACTTTTATATGTATTGAATCCTTTTGATATTATTCCAGATTTTATTCCAGGATTGGGATATATAGATGATCTAGCGGTACTTTCATTTGGATTACGATTTATAGAATCTGACCTTCACAACTACTTAGACTGGAAGTTGGAAGAAGGGGCTTCTGAAGTTGAAGCATAA
- the rluF gene encoding 23S rRNA pseudouridine(2604) synthase RluF — protein sequence MQLTRINKYLSEAGYCSRREADKLIEQGRVTLNGEVPEMGTKIAQGDIVRVDGKTIENKNEKPVYLAFNKPVGIVCTTDTGVEKDNIIEYINYPKRIFPIGRLDKASEGLIFLTDDGDIVNKILRARNNHEKEYIVTVDRPVTSNFVERMGMGIPILDTMTKKCEVERLGKFDFRIVLTQGLNRQIRRMCEYLGYEVVNLKRVRIMNVSLDIPTGEWRDITPEEIDTINKMVSSSAKTHEADTNKKLDKKSQETKERKERTSFDKRISRRK from the coding sequence ATGCAACTCACCAGAATCAATAAATATTTAAGCGAAGCGGGTTACTGTTCCAGAAGAGAGGCAGATAAATTAATTGAGCAAGGAAGAGTAACATTGAATGGGGAAGTTCCAGAAATGGGTACGAAGATCGCTCAAGGGGATATTGTTAGAGTTGATGGGAAGACCATAGAGAACAAAAACGAAAAACCAGTTTATCTGGCTTTTAATAAACCAGTAGGTATTGTTTGCACTACAGATACTGGTGTTGAAAAGGATAATATTATAGAATACATAAATTATCCAAAACGCATTTTTCCAATAGGCAGATTGGATAAAGCGAGTGAAGGTTTAATCTTTCTAACCGATGATGGAGATATAGTAAACAAGATCCTCCGTGCTCGCAATAATCATGAGAAGGAATATATTGTTACCGTAGATCGTCCCGTTACCTCCAATTTTGTAGAAAGAATGGGAATGGGAATTCCAATATTAGACACCATGACCAAAAAATGTGAAGTGGAACGTCTTGGGAAATTTGATTTTAGAATAGTACTTACACAGGGTTTAAATCGGCAGATTCGAAGAATGTGCGAATATCTTGGATACGAGGTTGTCAACCTTAAGAGAGTGAGAATCATGAATGTTTCTTTAGACATTCCTACTGGAGAATGGAGAGATATAACGCCAGAAGAAATTGACACTATTAATAAGATGGTTTCTTCATCTGCAAAAACTCATGAAGCAGATACCAACAAAAAGTTAGATAAGAAGTCGCAAGAAACTAAAGAAAGAAAAGAGCGCACATCTTTTGACAAAAGAATTTCAAGAAGAAAATAA
- the ffh gene encoding signal recognition particle protein produces MFDNLSDKLDNALHILKGHGQITEVNVAETLKEVRRALVDADVNYKIAKDFTSVVKEKALGQDVLTALKPGQLMVKLVKDELTELMGGEAEGINLSGNPSIILMSGLQGSGKTTFSGKLANYLKTKKTKNPLLVACDVYRPAAVNQLHVVGDQIGVEVYSDEGNQDPVKIAQDAIAHAKKNGNNVVIIDTAGRLAVDEAMMTEIANIHAAIQPQETLFVVDSMTGQDAVNTAKAFNEKLNFDGVILTKLDGDTRGGAAISIKSVVNKPIKFIGTGEKMDAIDVFYPSRMAERILGMGDVISLVERAQEQYDEEEARKLQKKIAKNQFGFDDFLNQLQQIKKMGSMKDLMGMIPGAGKMLKDVDIDDDAFKHVEAIIYSMTLEERTTPTVINANRKRRIAKGSGTSVQQVNQLLKQFNQMGKMMKMMQGGGGKKMMQMMKGMK; encoded by the coding sequence ATGTTTGATAATTTAAGCGATAAGTTAGATAATGCCTTACACATATTAAAGGGGCACGGGCAAATTACGGAGGTAAACGTTGCAGAAACTTTGAAAGAGGTAAGAAGAGCGTTGGTAGATGCCGATGTTAATTATAAAATAGCCAAAGACTTTACCAGTGTTGTAAAGGAAAAAGCTTTAGGACAGGACGTGCTTACAGCTTTAAAGCCGGGCCAGTTAATGGTGAAGTTGGTTAAAGACGAGCTTACTGAATTAATGGGTGGCGAGGCTGAAGGTATTAATTTATCAGGGAATCCATCTATTATCTTAATGTCTGGATTGCAGGGTAGTGGTAAAACTACCTTTTCCGGGAAGCTTGCAAATTATCTTAAAACAAAAAAGACAAAGAATCCATTATTGGTTGCCTGTGATGTCTATAGACCTGCAGCGGTAAATCAATTACATGTAGTTGGAGACCAGATTGGGGTTGAGGTATATAGTGATGAAGGAAATCAAGATCCGGTTAAGATTGCACAAGATGCAATTGCACATGCAAAGAAAAATGGAAATAATGTTGTAATTATAGATACTGCAGGTCGTTTAGCGGTAGATGAGGCTATGATGACCGAGATAGCTAATATTCATGCAGCTATACAGCCACAAGAAACACTTTTTGTGGTAGATTCTATGACAGGGCAGGATGCGGTAAATACTGCAAAAGCCTTTAATGAGAAATTAAATTTTGACGGAGTTATACTTACCAAATTAGATGGTGATACCAGAGGTGGTGCAGCTATCTCTATTAAATCTGTAGTAAATAAACCAATTAAATTTATTGGTACAGGGGAGAAAATGGATGCAATAGATGTATTCTATCCTTCTCGTATGGCAGAGAGAATTCTTGGGATGGGAGATGTTATATCTCTTGTAGAGCGTGCTCAAGAACAGTATGATGAAGAAGAGGCTAGAAAACTTCAAAAGAAGATCGCTAAGAATCAATTTGGTTTCGATGATTTCTTAAACCAATTACAGCAAATCAAGAAAATGGGATCTATGAAAGATCTTATGGGAATGATCCCAGGTGCAGGAAAGATGCTTAAAGATGTAGATATAGATGATGATGCCTTTAAACATGTAGAGGCTATTATCTACTCTATGACTTTAGAAGAAAGAACTACACCAACAGTTATAAATGCCAACCGTAAAAGAAGAATTGCTAAAGGATCCGGAACTTCAGTTCAGCAGGTAAATCAATTATTAAAGCAATTCAACCAGATGGGGAAGATGATGAAGATGATGCAAGGTGGTGGCGGTAAAAAAATGATGCAGATGATGAAAGGGATGAAATAA
- a CDS encoding LD-carboxypeptidase, producing the protein MERRNFLRNIGIGGLGVSLASFTSPFLAEDDINSKDPKFLLPKHLSEGDTIGIVSPSSAIFDSEPYEIAVENFEAMGLKVKLGKYVKSRYGHLAGTDEERASELNDMFANPEIKGIVALRGGSGAARILDKLNYDVIAKNPKVFIGYSDITALHLAIYTKTGLVTFHGPLAVSTWNNFSYSIFKNIIFKGEAVTYENPKDIGDNLTQVKNRTRTIAPGTAEGILVGGNLSVLTGIMGSPYFPQDWNGKIIYLEDVGEEIYAVDRMMSQLQLGGVLDKISGFVFGKCTGCDAGGSGYGSLTFEEVIDHYIKPLNIPAYSGAMFGHIDDNSTLPNGLKVSMNADTGTLRMLSPAVK; encoded by the coding sequence ATGGAAAGAAGAAATTTTTTAAGAAATATTGGTATTGGCGGATTAGGAGTTTCATTAGCCTCTTTTACATCTCCCTTCTTAGCTGAAGATGATATCAATTCTAAAGATCCAAAATTTCTACTTCCAAAGCATTTATCTGAAGGTGACACTATAGGAATTGTGAGTCCATCTTCTGCAATTTTCGATTCTGAACCATACGAGATCGCTGTCGAAAATTTTGAGGCAATGGGTCTAAAAGTGAAGCTTGGAAAATATGTAAAAAGCAGGTATGGCCATCTTGCCGGAACCGATGAGGAGCGCGCTTCAGAATTAAACGACATGTTTGCCAATCCAGAAATAAAAGGAATTGTAGCTTTAAGAGGAGGCTCTGGAGCCGCGAGAATTCTAGACAAATTGAACTATGATGTTATTGCTAAGAACCCGAAAGTATTTATAGGCTATAGCGACATTACTGCATTGCATCTTGCGATATATACCAAAACCGGTCTTGTTACTTTCCACGGGCCGTTAGCAGTTTCTACGTGGAATAATTTTAGTTACTCGATATTTAAAAATATCATTTTTAAAGGGGAAGCAGTTACTTATGAAAACCCAAAAGATATTGGTGATAATCTTACTCAGGTAAAAAATAGAACACGTACAATCGCTCCTGGAACTGCAGAAGGAATACTAGTGGGCGGAAATCTTTCTGTTTTAACCGGCATTATGGGCTCTCCATACTTCCCTCAAGATTGGAATGGAAAAATAATATACTTGGAAGATGTAGGTGAAGAGATATATGCTGTAGATAGAATGATGTCTCAACTTCAGCTAGGTGGAGTACTAGACAAGATCTCCGGATTTGTTTTTGGTAAATGTACAGGCTGTGATGCTGGTGGCAGCGGATATGGCTCTTTAACTTTTGAAGAAGTGATAGATCATTATATAAAACCATTAAATATTCCAGCATATTCTGGCGCTATGTTTGGGCATATTGATGACAACTCTACGTTACCTAACGGACTGAAGGTTAGCATGAACGCAGATACAGGCACTTTACGAATGTTAAGTCCGGCTGTAAAATAG